From a single Candidatus Woesearchaeota archaeon genomic region:
- a CDS encoding 30S ribosomal protein S2: MEQPPSIEEEDIAATENSLVPTKIYLKSGIHIGTKFKTKYMEKFIYKTRPDGLSVLNLQKIDERLRVAGNFLSQYKPEDIVIVCRRENGWKSVKAFHNATGVRVFAGRYPPGILTNPILETFMETKLMMVVDTWADRNAINDAMNMGIPIVALCDTNNQSNNIDLVLPCNNKGKKSLGLIFYVLAREFLLKKQLINTEAEMKYKLEDFEEE, encoded by the coding sequence ATGGAGCAGCCGCCATCAATTGAAGAGGAAGATATTGCAGCGACAGAAAACAGTTTAGTTCCTACAAAAATCTATTTAAAATCAGGGATTCACATAGGAACTAAATTCAAAACAAAATATATGGAGAAATTTATTTACAAAACAAGGCCTGATGGTTTAAGTGTTCTTAATCTGCAAAAAATTGATGAACGATTAAGAGTTGCAGGCAATTTTCTCAGTCAGTACAAGCCAGAAGATATAGTGATTGTTTGCCGAAGGGAAAATGGTTGGAAATCAGTAAAAGCATTTCATAATGCTACGGGTGTTCGTGTTTTTGCAGGAAGATATCCTCCTGGAATCTTGACTAATCCAATTTTAGAAACATTTATGGAAACCAAATTAATGATGGTTGTTGATACTTGGGCAGATAGAAACGCAATTAACGATGCTATGAATATGGGTATCCCTATTGTTGCGTTATGTGATACCAACAATCAATCCAATAACATTGATCTTGTTTTGCCCTGTAACAACAAAGGTAAAAAAAGTCTTGGATTAATATTTTATGTTTTGGCGCGTGAGTTTCTTCTGAAAAAACAACTGATCAACACAGAGGCAGAAATGAAATATAAATTAGAAGACTTTGAAGAAGAGTAA
- the radB gene encoding DNA repair and recombination protein RadB: MDDQIISSGSTVMDQLLNGGYEVDVITTIYGPAGCGKTTLCMLAAIDAAKKGKKIIFVDTESGFSIARFKQLCDNLDLFQHIFVLKPTNFQEQMQDILKLKSLINDKIGLIIVDTIAMLYRLELGKHSEVKQVNNQLSIQLGYLTEIARKHMIPVLITNQVYSDFDERDSVRMVGGDLLQYGSKCLIELQKFRTKRLALVKKHRSIPEGKKTIFTIKQEGLELVEDSVKYEKEITTK; this comes from the coding sequence ATGGATGATCAAATAATTTCTAGTGGTTCAACAGTTATGGACCAGCTTCTTAATGGAGGGTATGAAGTTGATGTTATTACTACGATCTATGGCCCTGCCGGTTGCGGCAAAACAACCTTGTGCATGTTGGCAGCAATCGATGCTGCGAAAAAAGGCAAAAAGATTATTTTTGTTGATACTGAAAGCGGATTTTCTATTGCCCGGTTTAAACAACTTTGCGATAATCTAGACTTATTTCAGCATATTTTTGTCTTGAAACCTACTAATTTCCAAGAACAAATGCAAGATATTCTTAAACTAAAGAGCCTTATTAATGATAAAATTGGATTAATTATTGTTGACACTATTGCAATGTTGTATAGGTTAGAACTCGGCAAACATAGTGAAGTTAAGCAGGTTAATAACCAACTCAGCATTCAATTAGGGTATTTAACTGAAATTGCCCGAAAGCATATGATTCCTGTCCTTATAACCAACCAAGTTTATTCAGACTTTGACGAGCGAGATAGTGTCAGGATGGTTGGCGGAGATTTGCTTCAATATGGAAGCAAATGCCTTATTGAATTACAAAAATTTAGAACAAAACGACTAGCTCTTGTCAAAAAGCATAGAAGTATCCCTGAAGGGAAGAAAACCATTTTCACGATAAAACAAGAAGGGCTTGAACTAGTTGAAGATTCTGTTAAATACGAAAAAGAAATAACAACTAAATAA
- a CDS encoding dephospho-CoA kinase yields the protein MIIGITGYIGTGKTTIVQWFEQAGFTKLDVDAISHELLKDQEIRTKITATFGESILDRRMQIDRKKLSSLVFNNPQQLHRLNNMVHQKLRQSILNVLKEMKKKHNNIIIDVALLEELGLVPYVDKVIIVKASLELLYRRLAPRYTQREVLTAINNQKIPSHADSIIENNGSLEELEQKVQQVIRDIL from the coding sequence ATGATTATTGGCATTACAGGGTATATAGGAACAGGAAAAACCACCATAGTTCAATGGTTTGAACAAGCAGGTTTTACCAAGCTTGATGTTGATGCTATTAGCCATGAATTGTTGAAAGACCAAGAAATTCGCACGAAAATCACTGCAACATTTGGTGAGAGCATTCTTGATAGAAGAATGCAGATAGATCGGAAAAAATTGTCAAGCCTGGTTTTTAATAATCCTCAACAACTGCATCGTCTCAACAATATGGTGCATCAGAAACTGCGCCAGTCAATTCTCAATGTCCTCAAAGAGATGAAGAAAAAACATAATAACATCATTATCGACGTTGCGTTGTTGGAAGAACTAGGGTTAGTACCGTATGTTGATAAAGTCATCATAGTGAAAGCAAGTCTAGAATTGTTATACCGCCGGCTTGCTCCACGTTATACTCAACGAGAAGTATTAACAGCTATTAACAATCAAAAAATACCATCACATGCAGATAGTATCATTGAAAACAATGGTAGTTTAGAAGAACTAGAGCAAAAAGTGCAGCAAGTAATCCGTGATATTTTATGA
- a CDS encoding glycosyltransferase family 39 protein, whose protein sequence is MPQFTQFIEKYGIWMLLGVLLFLFWMLNHLNPVLVWDENAYLANARSHLGTSYYTEDFRFPLLEYVIAGVWMVIGESQFAARLIIMFFSLSSVYLFYLILGGREFSHLKQLSYTCLFAFSPLLIIWGYKAYTDVPALFFIMLSYYFILLADENKSKYYQLLSGISLGLGILCKFPAALFAISVGIYYAKSIKKLFYFGVGIGISLLPWMLFNYYHYGNPFWDFFSQYAIVEQYTIWQSWTIQFWNIIPVLGILWLLFFFGIVYFAKQFDSKKHLLLPIIYTVIFIIYFYGITNVKLGRYYLGVLAFLYLIIIEGIEYVTDYLKNKQSLLMARLFFAVIIINSLLVFSLANYQEISRAYCQEGLSQSVSYIKDHTMHGDHVISNAWVWYGYSNNLKVNALWSTNISEILLPETKYIIIDSLDGDYFDKSILDKDNRLVREKIILSNCNREISIYRVI, encoded by the coding sequence ATGCCTCAATTTACTCAATTTATAGAAAAATATGGGATTTGGATGTTGTTAGGAGTGTTATTGTTCTTGTTTTGGATGCTTAATCATCTTAATCCTGTTCTTGTCTGGGATGAAAATGCCTATTTGGCAAATGCCCGATCTCATCTAGGAACAAGCTATTATACTGAAGACTTTAGATTTCCTCTGCTAGAATATGTAATTGCCGGAGTTTGGATGGTAATTGGGGAATCGCAGTTTGCTGCGCGACTAATTATTATGTTTTTTAGCCTTAGTTCAGTATATTTGTTTTATCTTATTCTTGGAGGTCGTGAATTTTCACATCTAAAACAATTGAGTTATACCTGCTTATTTGCATTCTCCCCCTTGCTTATTATCTGGGGTTATAAAGCATACACTGATGTCCCTGCACTGTTTTTTATTATGCTCAGTTATTATTTCATATTATTGGCTGATGAGAACAAATCAAAATATTATCAATTGCTGTCAGGAATTAGTCTTGGATTAGGAATTCTCTGTAAATTCCCTGCTGCGTTGTTTGCTATTAGTGTAGGAATATATTATGCTAAGTCAATTAAAAAATTATTTTATTTTGGTGTAGGGATTGGCATTTCCTTACTACCGTGGATGTTGTTTAATTATTATCATTACGGAAATCCTTTTTGGGATTTCTTTAGCCAATATGCAATTGTTGAACAATATACAATTTGGCAATCGTGGACAATACAATTTTGGAATATTATCCCTGTACTTGGCATTTTATGGTTATTGTTTTTTTTCGGAATTGTTTATTTTGCGAAACAATTTGATTCAAAAAAACACTTGTTGCTACCTATAATTTATACTGTTATCTTCATTATTTATTTTTATGGCATTACTAATGTTAAATTAGGCAGATATTATTTAGGTGTTTTAGCGTTCCTTTATCTCATCATTATTGAAGGAATTGAATATGTTACCGATTATTTGAAAAATAAACAATCATTATTAATGGCGCGTTTATTTTTTGCAGTAATTATTATTAATAGCTTACTGGTATTTTCTCTTGCTAACTATCAAGAAATTTCCCGCGCTTATTGCCAAGAAGGACTTTCTCAGAGTGTATCTTATATCAAAGATCATACTATGCATGGTGATCATGTTATCAGCAATGCGTGGGTATGGTATGGTTATAGTAATAATCTCAAAGTGAATGCTTTATGGAGCACCAATATTAGTGAGATCCTACTGCCTGAAACAAAATATATCATTATTGACAGCTTGGACGGCGATTATTTTGATAAAAGTATTCTTGATAAAGATAATCGACTTGTCAGAGAGAAAATTATTTTGAGCAATTGTAACAGAGAGATAAGTATTTATCGCGTTATCTAA
- the coaD gene encoding pantetheine-phosphate adenylyltransferase: MKTVIYPGSFDPITNGHLDIIQRALKLFDKVVIAVLENNTKKTLFSTEERIRLIKGCTFNLNVEVESFSGLLVGFAKQKNCNAIIRGLRAVSDFDFEFQMNVINNSINKELETIFLMTSKEYFYLSSSVVKELASKEGDVSKYVPDEVKKALKEKFK; this comes from the coding sequence ATGAAAACAGTGATTTATCCAGGAAGCTTTGATCCTATTACCAACGGTCATCTTGATATTATTCAAAGGGCTTTAAAGCTGTTTGATAAAGTAGTTATCGCAGTTCTTGAAAATAATACTAAAAAAACACTGTTCAGTACTGAAGAGAGAATAAGACTCATCAAAGGGTGTACCTTTAATTTAAATGTTGAGGTAGAAAGTTTTTCAGGCTTATTAGTTGGGTTTGCTAAACAAAAGAATTGTAATGCTATTATCCGTGGTTTGCGCGCAGTCTCAGATTTTGATTTTGAATTCCAGATGAATGTGATTAATAATTCGATAAACAAAGAGCTTGAAACAATCTTTTTGATGACGAGTAAGGAATATTTTTATTTAAGTTCCAGTGTTGTCAAAGAATTAGCGTCAAAAGAAGGAGATGTTAGCAAGTATGTGCCTGATGAAGTAAAGAAAGCATTGAAAGAAAAATTTAAATAG
- a CDS encoding ACT domain-containing protein produces MPSVKDLKTLLESMNPQLIKGKYVFCTVSQQQYHRLKTKPLMLFKETEGITLILQKSVAEKLKFAYTSIWAMITLTVHSDLNAVGFLAAITAKLAQQGISVNAVSAYYHDHLFVPFEKAEKSMALLKKF; encoded by the coding sequence ATGCCGAGCGTTAAAGATTTGAAAACATTGTTAGAATCCATGAACCCTCAACTGATTAAAGGCAAATATGTGTTTTGCACTGTTTCTCAGCAACAATACCATAGACTTAAAACCAAACCCTTAATGCTGTTTAAAGAGACAGAAGGCATTACGTTGATTTTACAGAAGAGTGTTGCTGAGAAACTTAAGTTTGCGTATACGAGCATTTGGGCAATGATTACGTTAACGGTTCATTCTGATTTAAACGCTGTTGGATTTCTAGCAGCAATAACTGCAAAGCTTGCACAACAGGGTATTAGTGTCAATGCTGTTTCTGCCTATTATCATGATCATCTGTTTGTGCCTTTTGAAAAAGCTGAAAAGAGCATGGCATTATTGAAGAAATTCTAA
- a CDS encoding glycosyltransferase family 2 protein gives MITILSIFLWIAYFLSLYFAVFWIIILLTKQEKFPRKKITEWPSVTIVIPAYNEEDSIGQTLNRVIHLDYPEKKIEIFVVNDGSTDKTSLKVKQIIKQNPDVSIKLFSQQNKGKGSALNLGLKHTRTEYFICLDADSFVEENALKKMLPYFVDNNVAAVLPTLKVYQPKNLLQKLQWYEYLINMFYKELMGKLDCVHVTPGPFSIYAADILKKIGGFDEQNITEDLEIAFRLQVNHYKIIQLLDTEVQTLAPSTVKELFHQRNRWFKGATLNALHYRKTLFNKTYGDFGMMQVPSVLISGILIVFLFIALIYSFFKPYVMYFINLAGVDFDIMTLLRNISINIKPLDLSYVTFFISLVMLIITITLLKKSAIANREKIGKFGSWSIFIYLIFYFIILGFIWIGVLFDIILGRRQKW, from the coding sequence ATGATTACGATCTTATCAATTTTCTTATGGATTGCGTACTTTCTATCGTTGTATTTTGCAGTCTTCTGGATCATTATTCTGCTTACAAAGCAGGAGAAGTTTCCACGAAAGAAAATAACAGAATGGCCTTCAGTGACTATAGTAATTCCTGCATATAACGAAGAGGATTCCATTGGGCAAACGCTTAATCGGGTAATCCATTTGGATTACCCTGAAAAGAAAATTGAGATTTTTGTAGTGAATGATGGCTCTACGGACAAAACAAGCTTAAAAGTAAAGCAAATAATAAAACAAAATCCTGATGTGTCTATCAAATTATTTTCTCAGCAGAATAAAGGCAAGGGGAGTGCTTTAAATCTCGGTTTAAAGCATACAAGAACAGAGTATTTCATTTGTCTTGATGCAGATTCATTTGTCGAAGAAAATGCTTTAAAAAAAATGCTGCCGTATTTTGTTGATAACAATGTTGCAGCAGTCCTGCCAACATTGAAAGTTTATCAGCCGAAAAATCTCCTTCAAAAACTGCAATGGTATGAATATCTTATCAATATGTTCTACAAAGAGTTGATGGGAAAACTCGATTGCGTGCATGTAACACCAGGTCCTTTTAGCATCTATGCAGCTGATATTTTGAAAAAAATTGGTGGTTTTGACGAACAAAATATTACTGAAGACCTGGAAATAGCATTTAGGCTTCAAGTTAATCATTACAAGATCATTCAGCTCTTGGATACTGAAGTGCAGACGCTTGCGCCAAGTACCGTGAAAGAGCTTTTCCACCAGCGTAATAGGTGGTTTAAAGGTGCAACCTTGAATGCGCTTCATTACAGAAAAACCTTATTCAATAAAACCTATGGTGACTTTGGCATGATGCAGGTTCCGAGTGTTCTTATCTCTGGGATTCTAATTGTTTTCCTTTTCATTGCTTTGATCTACTCTTTTTTTAAGCCCTATGTTATGTATTTTATTAATCTCGCAGGTGTTGACTTTGATATTATGACGCTCTTAAGAAACATTTCTATTAATATTAAACCATTAGATTTGAGTTATGTAACTTTTTTTATTTCCTTAGTAATGCTTATTATTACCATTACTCTTTTAAAAAAATCAGCTATTGCAAATAGGGAAAAAATAGGTAAGTTTGGTTCATGGAGCATCTTTATATACTTGATATTCTACTTTATCATTTTAGGTTTTATATGGATCGGTGTATTATTTGATATTATCTTAGGAAGAAGACAGAAATGGTGA
- a CDS encoding glycosyltransferase family 39 protein, protein MEFDTKNLTKIIRIISVIILISFISFKLFAMATSFHDLGWDESVYLGMGKYIYSQGTHGLWEEIRPPLLPLIIGLFWKLKLPYILLADIMITLFAVGTIILTYICAKEILKKEDFLELLSITPPLLLLSSELFLKQSYTIMTEIPAAFFILLTVYLYIKNKSPFLLGIIAALAFLTKYTAGFMMLSMGIILFFDNYDTRDINRLCRKLIYFISGAAIMVTPFLIINGFLYQDSAGSWLYATIYPVVKAIIHQDNIMYAVSNPISNLLFYPIVMVKENILFILGLLGAVFYFFHSKSYFINKQRSGYLISLSILLYVIYLTFIINKQSRFILLILPLLAIFSAYVLSNIVITKKENMFFFVLILVFMLVGYSSWLQITSNRYPFIKEKPDIINQYYHYPTNYNISSPLLTTDPHFTGYNDQLFIPMYNNVSDARDIYSQYKGQANGLIYDDEFYPCFTQSCDQLKQDLYKDIMSYFTVVYTRSQHPRREILISKNSVKYTNKKR, encoded by the coding sequence ATGGAGTTTGATACCAAAAATCTTACCAAAATTATTAGAATTATCTCTGTCATTATTCTCATATCCTTTATTTCTTTCAAACTTTTTGCTATGGCAACGTCGTTCCACGATCTTGGTTGGGATGAATCAGTATATCTAGGTATGGGAAAATATATCTATAGTCAAGGAACTCATGGTTTATGGGAAGAAATCAGGCCACCATTGTTACCATTAATAATAGGATTATTCTGGAAACTAAAATTACCCTATATTTTGTTAGCAGATATAATGATAACATTGTTTGCAGTAGGCACTATAATTTTGACGTATATCTGTGCAAAAGAGATCTTAAAAAAAGAAGATTTCTTAGAATTATTAAGTATAACACCACCATTGCTCCTGTTGTCATCAGAGCTTTTTCTTAAGCAGAGTTATACTATTATGACTGAAATTCCCGCGGCATTCTTTATTTTATTAACGGTTTATTTGTATATAAAAAACAAATCTCCCTTTCTTTTGGGTATAATCGCAGCATTAGCCTTTCTCACAAAATACACTGCAGGTTTTATGATGCTAAGTATGGGTATTATACTATTTTTCGATAACTACGATACTAGGGATATCAATCGGCTCTGTAGAAAACTCATATATTTCATCTCAGGCGCTGCAATTATGGTAACACCATTCTTAATAATAAATGGTTTTTTATATCAAGACTCAGCAGGTTCATGGTTGTATGCAACAATATATCCTGTAGTAAAAGCAATCATACATCAGGATAATATAATGTATGCAGTTTCAAATCCAATAAGTAATCTCTTGTTCTATCCAATAGTCATGGTCAAAGAAAATATATTATTTATTCTAGGATTATTAGGCGCAGTTTTTTATTTTTTCCATTCCAAGAGTTATTTTATCAATAAGCAACGATCTGGATATCTCATAAGTCTGAGTATTTTATTATATGTTATTTACCTTACCTTTATTATCAACAAACAATCGAGATTTATTCTTTTAATTCTTCCTTTACTTGCTATCTTTAGTGCCTATGTTCTCTCAAACATCGTAATAACTAAAAAGGAAAATATGTTTTTTTTTGTGTTGATTCTTGTTTTTATGTTGGTAGGTTATTCATCTTGGCTGCAAATAACAAGTAATCGCTATCCTTTTATCAAAGAAAAACCAGATATCATCAACCAATATTATCACTATCCAACCAATTATAATATTTCATCTCCCCTCTTAACAACAGACCCACATTTTACAGGATATAACGATCAGCTTTTTATTCCAATGTATAACAATGTATCTGATGCAAGAGATATATACTCACAGTATAAAGGTCAGGCAAATGGACTAATCTATGATGATGAGTTTTACCCTTGCTTCACACAATCGTGCGACCAGCTTAAACAAGATCTTTATAAGGATATAATGAGTTATTTTACCGTAGTTTATACCCGATCACAACACCCACGCAGGGAAATCTTAATTTCTAAAAACAGTGTTAAATACACTAACAAAAAAAGATAA
- a CDS encoding glycosyltransferase family 39 protein has protein sequence MLKPKPVVILIALAVITLSIRLYISFQTPYFSDDTAYFHLRQVEHIRETGIPLYNDELSYGGRTYIFMPLFQYVIAFFVGLTDSLVVGKIIPNLAAVLLMFIVFSIVKHMTKNEQVALFTGFISGFIPIYFVETVNSLSVYTFSIPLTFLLCYFMLRIDERKYRYCYLLFFIIFIILHPSLFLFVMGFIIYFIITKTEQIAVKKGEIEILFFSVIVIIWTYFIVFKKAFLSHGYGLIFQNIPQQLLVDFFRQVSLSQALNLIGFLPVIIGIWMIHYIIFSTKDRDLYFLTSFIIIITLGMWFKLLELNLALIYLGVGLVILFGKALALLTEYIATTKVHRHGKILYALLIIFFIVTSVVPSIILSLDKVDKATSKDVISALSFVKEFSQNPESTVLSTLDVGHAITYFTKKKNVIDKNFLMIDEINERMADIETIFSTQSTTIGTQLLNKYNVEFVILSETAKERYGSNELRMYAESCFERINFNEVTLYKNLCTVVKT, from the coding sequence ATGCTTAAGCCTAAGCCAGTAGTCATTTTAATAGCATTAGCTGTAATTACTTTAAGTATTAGATTATATATCTCTTTTCAAACTCCTTATTTTTCAGATGATACTGCTTATTTTCATCTCCGCCAGGTTGAACATATACGAGAAACAGGAATTCCACTCTATAATGATGAATTAAGTTATGGAGGAAGAACGTATATTTTTATGCCGTTATTTCAGTATGTGATTGCATTCTTTGTAGGTTTAACAGATTCTCTTGTCGTAGGTAAAATTATTCCTAATCTTGCTGCAGTCCTCTTAATGTTTATTGTTTTTTCCATAGTTAAGCATATGACTAAAAATGAACAGGTAGCGTTATTTACTGGCTTCATCTCAGGATTTATTCCCATTTATTTTGTAGAAACCGTGAATAGCCTTTCAGTATATACCTTCTCAATACCTTTAACATTTCTGTTATGCTATTTTATGTTAAGGATAGATGAAAGAAAGTATAGGTATTGTTATCTCCTTTTCTTTATAATTTTCATTATTCTTCATCCCTCATTATTCCTCTTTGTGATGGGTTTTATTATTTACTTTATTATTACCAAAACTGAGCAGATTGCAGTTAAGAAAGGTGAAATTGAAATATTATTCTTTTCGGTAATTGTGATTATATGGACTTATTTCATTGTTTTTAAAAAAGCATTTTTATCCCATGGTTATGGTTTGATCTTCCAAAATATTCCTCAACAATTATTGGTTGACTTTTTCAGGCAAGTTTCGCTTTCGCAAGCATTAAATCTGATAGGTTTTCTCCCAGTAATTATAGGAATTTGGATGATCCATTACATCATTTTTTCAACAAAGGATCGGGATCTTTATTTTCTTACCAGTTTTATCATTATTATTACATTAGGGATGTGGTTTAAATTGCTAGAGCTTAATCTCGCATTGATATATTTGGGAGTAGGTCTTGTTATTTTATTTGGAAAAGCTCTTGCTCTATTAACAGAGTATATAGCAACAACAAAAGTTCATAGGCACGGTAAAATACTCTATGCATTATTAATCATTTTTTTTATAGTAACCTCAGTAGTACCTTCAATAATTCTAAGCCTTGATAAAGTGGATAAAGCAACATCCAAAGATGTTATCAGCGCATTATCATTTGTTAAAGAATTTTCTCAGAACCCTGAAAGTACGGTACTTTCTACGCTTGATGTTGGGCATGCAATCACCTATTTTACCAAGAAAAAGAATGTTATTGATAAGAATTTTCTGATGATTGATGAAATCAACGAGCGTATGGCTGATATTGAAACTATTTTTTCAACACAATCAACAACTATTGGCACACAGCTATTAAACAAGTATAATGTCGAATTTGTCATCCTTAGTGAAACCGCTAAAGAAAGGTACGGAAGCAATGAGCTTCGTATGTATGCTGAGAGTTGTTTTGAAAGAATAAATTTCAATGAAGTTACTCTCTATAAAAACCTATGTACCGTCGTGAAAACATGA